The following nucleotide sequence is from Sphingomonas telluris.
CGAGCTTGGCGGAGGCCGGGGCTGCACAGGCGACGGCGAACGCGAGAAAGAAGAACCGTAGCGACTTCATCGGGCGGCATTGAAGCCGAAGCTACGGACGTTAGTCTAGCGTAATGACCTCGGCGCACGTTTTTCACCGCTTCACATCGGCGCGCCCCCCAATCGCCACTCACGGCGAAGGCATTTACCTCTTCGATGCCGAAGGCCGTCGGTATGTCGATGCGTGCGGCGGAGCGGCGGTCTCGTGCCTCGGGCATGCGCACCCGGAGATCGCAGCGGCAGTGGCGGAGCAGGTCGCCAAGCTCGAATATGTTCACACCGGTTTCTTCACGTCCGAAGCAGCCGAAGAGCTTGCGGATACGATGGCGGAGATGTCGCCGGGGCTCGAACGGGTCTGGTTTACGGGCAGCGGCTCGGAGGCGATCGAGGCAGCGCTGAAGCTTGCTCGCCAATACCATCTGGAGCGCGGAGACATCGGCAGAAGCCGCGTCATCACGCGTCGGCAGAGCTATCACGGCAATACGCTCGGTGCGCTCGCCGCCGGCGGAAGCGTCTGGCGGCGCGCGCCTTACGAGCCGCTGCTGATCGAGGTGCCGGAGATCGATACGTGCTTCGAATATCGCTTCGCGGAGCCGGGCGAGACTGCTGAGGCTTACGGTCGCCGTGCTGCGCAGGCCCTCGATGACGAGATCGTTCGGCTTGGCCCGGATACGGTGATTGCCTTTCTGGCCGAGACGATCGTGGGAGCTACCGCCGGCGCCGTTCCGCCGGCCGGCGATTATCTCCGGCAAGTCCGCGAGACTTGCGATCGCCATGGCGTTCTCCTCATCCTCGACGAAGTCATGTGCGGAAGTGGGCGAACGGGCACCTTCCTGGCCTGCGAACAATATGGGGTCGTTCCCGATATTCTCACGCTCGGAAAGGGCCTTGGTGCCGGTTACCAGCCCATCGGGGCGGTCATGTGCACGAGCGAGGTCTATGACGCGGTTGCGAGCGGTTCGGGGGCGTTGAAGCACGGCCAGACGTACAATGCCCACCCCGTTGGGTGCGCGGCAGGGCTTGCAGTCCAGCGCGTCATACGGCGCGATCGGCTTCTCAAGCGGGTTTGTGAGGCGGGTGAGCAATTGAGCAACCTGCTTGAAGCTCGCTTCGCCAACCATCCCAACGTGGGCGACATACGCGGTGTGGGTCTTTTGCGGGCCATCGAACTCGTGAAGGATCGCGCGACTAAGGCGCCGTTCGATCCCGCACTCGCGCTGCATCAGCGCGCTAAGGAGGACGCATTCGAACGCGGGCTGCTGATCTATCCGGGCGGAGGCACGATCGACGGCCGCAGCGGTGACCACATCCTGCTCGCGCCGCCCTACCACGTCACCGACGGCGAACTCGAACTGATCGTCGACCTGCTCGCCAAAACCCTGGATTCGATACTGCCCTCATGACTCGCGATCCACGCTACGACATCCTGTTCGAACCCGTCCGCATCGGTCCGGTCACGGCGCGCAACCGCTTCTACCAGGTCCCCCACTGCACCGGCATCGGATGGACGCAGCCGGAGACCCTCGCGCGCCTGCGCGGGATCAAGGCGGAGGGCGGCTGGGCCGTCGTCGCGACCGAGGAAACGGAGATTCATCCGACCGGCGACTGCGAGCCGTTCCACGAGGGGCGCCTGTGGGACGACCGCGACATTCCGGCGATGGCGATCATGGCCGACGCCGTGCACGAATATGGAGCGCTCGCGGCGATCGAGATCATGCACCACGGCGGCTCGGCGGCGAATTGGGGAACCCGACTCGCGCCCATGGCGCCTTCGCACCGCCCGATCATCTATTACTCGCCGGTCCAGGCTCGGCGGATGGACAAGCAGGACATTCGCGACCTGCGCAAATGGCACCGCGACGCGGCGATCCGGTCGAAGAAGGCGGGCTTCGACATCGTCTACGTTTATGCGACGCACGATCTGTCGATCGCGCAGCAGTTTCTCGAGCGGCGCAAGAACGATCGCATCGACGAATATGGCGGCAGCCTGGAGAACAGGGCGCGACTGCTGCGAGAGCTGATCGAGGATACGAAGGAGGCCGTGGGCGACAAATGCGCCGTCGCCGTTCGCATCGCCGCAGATGAGCTGATCGGCGACATCGGTCTGACCCACGATGGCGAGGCGCGCGACGTGATCGCCATGCTCGCCGAGTTGCCCGATCTGTGGGACGTCAACATCTCGAACTGGCCTAACGACAGCCAGACGTCCCGCTTCGCCAAGGAGGGCTTCCAGGAGCAGTACACGAGCTTCGTGAAGTCGCTGACGACCAAGCCCGTGGTCGGCGTAGGCCGCTTCACTTCGCCAGACACCATGGTCTCGCAGATCAGGCGCGGCATTCTCGACTTCATTGGCGCCGCGCGGCCCTCGATCGCCGATCCTTTCCTTCCGAAGAAGATCGAGGAAGGGCGGGTCGACGAGATCCGCGAATGCATCGGCTGCAACATGTGCGTGTCGAGCGACTACACGTCGACCAACCTGCGCTGCACGCAGAACCCGACGATGGGCGAGGAGTGGCGAAGGGGCTGGCACCCGGAGATCATCCCGCCGAAAAAGTCCGAGGGTTCGGTGCTGGTCGTGGGCGCGGGTCCTGCCGGGCTGGAAGCAGCGCTCGCCGCCGCCCGGCGCGGATTCGAGGTGCACCTCGCCGAGGCGGGTTCCGACCTCGGCGGTCGGGTCACGCGCGAGAGCCGCTTGCCGGGCCTTTCGGAGTGGGCGCGTGTGCGCGACTGGCGCGTGGGTCAGCTCGAGCGGATGGCCAATGTCTCGATCTATCGCGACAGCACGCTGGAGGCCGAACATGTGCTGGAATTCGGAGCGCGGCATGTCGCTCTTGCGACGGGCTCCACGTGGCGGCGCGACGGCATAGGCCGGGATTCAGGCTTCGAAGTGCCGGGCTTCGACCTTCAGAATGTCTTCACGCCCGACGACCTGATGAGCGAGCGCGTTCCGTCGGCTGGCCCCGTCATCATCTGGGACGACGATCATTATTACATGGGCGGCGTGCTTGCTGAGCGCTGCCGGGCCGCGGGTTTGGACGTGACGATCGTCACGCCCGCCGCGATGGTCTCAGCCTGGACGGTGAACACCCTGGAGGCCGTGCCGATCGCGAAACGGATCGCGCGCCTCGGGATCGATGTCGTGACGTACGCGAGCGTGGTCAGCTTCGATGGCGCGAAAGTCGTGCTCGTGAGCGGCCTGACCGGTGAGGCGAGCGAGTTGCTGTGTGCGTCGTTGGTCACGCTCACGGCGCGGCTGCCCGTTGAGGCACTGTACCTCGACCTCGAAGGCACCCGCGACCGGTGGACCGATGCCGGCATCGCCTCGCTCACGCGCATCGGCGATTGCTGGGCGCCGAGCACGATCCAGCAGGCCGTCTATACGGGGCATAAGTGGGCCAGGGGCCTCGACGAGGAGCCCGAGCTTCTCATTCCTCGCGAGCTGCCGAGGATCGAGTCCGGACGCCTGAAAGTCGATCTATGAGGCTTGCGCTCGCGCTCCTCGCGATGGTCGTCGCGGCGAACCAAGCGGATGCGCGAGCACGCGACCTCGGCGTTCCGTTCGAAGGTTCGCCCGGACCGCTGAACGCGATCACGGACGTGCGCGGTGTGGAGGTCGGCCAAAAGACGCTGATTGATGGCGAGGGGCCGCTGAAGTTCGGCGTGGGGCCGGTGCGCACTGGTGTGACCGTCGTATTCCCGCGCGGTCATGCCGATCCGCGCCCCGTTTACGGTGGCTTCTTCAACCTCAACGGCAATGGCGAGATGACGGGCCGCGCCTATCTCGACGACTTCGGCATCGTGCAGGGACCGATCGGCATTACCGACACGAACGGCGTCGGGCAGGTCTATGCCGGTATCCAGCAATGGAGCGCCAAGCATTTCTCAAGCGCGACCTGGCCGGTCGTCGCCGAGACCTGGAGCGGCTATCTCAACGATCTCGAAGGCTTTCACGTTACTGCCGACACGGCAATTGCGGCTCTGGACACGGCTCGCTCGGGTTCCGTGGAGGAAGGAAACGTCGGCGGCGGGACCGGCATGGTCTGCTTCGGCTTCAAGGGCGGCATCGGCACTGCGTCGCGTGTCGTGTCCCTGGCCGATCGAAGCTACACTCTCGGCGTGCTTGTCCAATGCAATACGGGCGATCGGAAGGTACTGCGGATCGCTGGCGCGCCCGTCGGCGCAGCGCTAGCGAAGCGCTGGCTTCCCTGCTTCGATCCGAAGCTCGCGGCGAAGCCTGGCGATCTGCCCGCTTGCACCGCTGACGGATCGAGAGGCCTGCCGTCGCCTGACGAAGGGTCGATCATCATCGTGGTTGGCACCGATGCCCCGCTGATGCCGAAGCAGCTCGACCGCGTGGCCAAGCGCGCTGCCATGGGTTTGGCGCGGCTCGGTTCCTACTCGGGCAACGGTTCGGGCGATCTGATCGTCAGCTTCTCGACTGCGCCGGCTGAAGTGAACCATGAAGACCAGCAGAAGCCGGACGCGGTCATGCCCGTCGCGAACGCGAACATCGATCCATTGTTAGAAGCAACTGTGCAGGCGACAGAGGAAGCGATCGTCAACGCGCTCGTCGCTGCCCGCACGATGACCGGCGCGAACGGAGCACGATACTTCGGCATCCCGCACGACGAGCTCCGCACCATTCTGAAGAGCTACAACCGGCTAGAGGCCCGCAAATGAACCTGCCGCGCGTTACTTATTCCAACACCGGCGAGGATTTTTCCGGCGTTCATGCTTTCCTCGACGAGATCATTCCGGATGCCGAGGCGCGCCTCTTCGGCAATATTCGGCCTGGACTGATCGGCGGGCTGGATCGTCCAGAGGGCCATGTGGTCACCGCGCGAAGTCCGATCGACTATAGCGTCATCCTCGGCGACTTCCCGCAAGCCGACGGCGCCATCGTGGACGAGGCGGTAGAAGCCGCGCGTTCGGCCTATCCGTCGTGGCGCGCCATGGGCTGGCAACGGCGCATCGCCATCCTTCGATCCGGAGCGGACGTGCTCGAAGAGCGCAAGTGGGACTTGTCGGTCGCGTGCTTGATCGAAGTTGGAAAGTCGCGGCTCGAGGCGGTCGGAGAGGTCGAGGAAGCGATCGATCTAGTACGGCACTATTGCGACGAGATGGAGCGCACGGATGGCTTCCGCGAGGAGCGACCCGGCGCCTCAGCGGCGGAGAAATGCAGCGTTGTGCTTCGGCCCTACGGCGTCTTCGGAGTGATCGCGCCGTTCAACTTCCCCGTCGCCTTGTCGGTCGGAATGATGTCAGCGGCGCTGGTGGCGGGCAACACAGCGGTCTTCAAGCCGAGCGACGCAGCGGGACTGACCGGACGGCTAGTCGTCGAGGCGCTCGTAGATGGTGGACTTCCGGACGGCGTTCTCAACCTCGTCCAAGGCGGCCGTGAGACGGGCGAATTGCTGGCCAAGCATCCGCGGGTCGACGGCTTCGCGTTCACGGGCTCGAATGCGGTCGGCATGACCATCCTGCGCCGTGCGGCGGCGTCAACCGCGACCCGACCGGTCCTCGCGGAGATGGGCGGCAAGAACCCCGCCTTCATCACCGCGACCGCGGATCTCAACGTTGCGGCTCTGGGCGTTGCCCGCTCCGCGTTCGGCTTGTCCGGACAGAAGTGCAGTGCGGCGTCTAAGGCCTATGTCGACCGATCCATCTTCGACGACTTCGTCGGCGCGCTGATCGGTACCACCAACAAGCTTGTCGTGGGCGATCCTCGCCGGCAGGAAGTCTTCATGGGGCCGGTCATCAATGATGAGGCCCAGGAACGGCTGACGCGGGCAGCGCGTGAGGCGGACACGCACGGGACCGTTCTGTTAGGCGGCGAGCGCCTCGAAGGCGGCCTGTTCGACGGCGGGCCCTACGTCGAGCCGACGATCGTTTCCGGACTCCCGAGCGGTCATCGTATCAATCGAGACGAGCTCTTCACCCCCTTCCTGAGCTTGCTGCCTTTCGAAGACCTGGAGGAGGCAATCGCGGACTCGAACCGGAGCGCCTTCGGACTGACCGCGGGTGTCTACACGCAGGACGAGCAGGAACTCGGACTCTTCCTCAACACGATCGAGGCCGGCGTGCTCTATGCCAACCGCGCGAGCGGAGCGACGACGGGCGCCTGGCCCGGCTTCCAGACCTTTTGCGGATGGAAGGGCTCGGGAACGACCGGGAAGGGCGGGCTTGGCAGCTGGTACGTCCCGCAGTTCATGCGCGAGCAGAGCCACACCTTGTTCGGCACACTGTGAAGCCGGTGCGCTTTTGGCTCGTTCTTGTCGCATTGCTCGGTGCAGCCACAGCGGCGCACGCTGAGCGCGAGCCGGTCCTGAAGCAGGTCGACCTACCGCACACATATTATTGGCGCGAGCTTTACATCCCGCAGCTCACTAGTGGACCATCGAGCCTGAGCTTCACGCCGGACGGCGAGGCGCTGGTCTACAGCATGGAAGGATCGCTTTGGCGGCAGACGATCGGCTTGGGCGAGGCGGTCGAGCTGACTCACCCGCAGGGTGCGTACGATTACCAGCCCGATGTTTCGCCTGACGGGCGGAGCGTCCTTTTCAGCCGGTACGACGGATACGGGATCGAGCTTTGGCGCTTGGATCTGGAAAGTGGCCGGGAGCAACAGCTTACGACCGGCAAGGCCGTCAACGTCGAGCCGCGTTTGTCACCTGACGGCAAGCGCATCGCGTGGATCTCGACGCAAGGCACCGGGCACTTTAACCTGTTTGTTGCCGACGTCGCGACGGAAGGCTTGCGCAACGCCCGCCGCCTGCTCGGCGAGCGCCAGAGCAAGATCGGCCGCTACTATTATTCGAAATTCGATCACGTGCTGAACCCGTCGTGGACTCCCGACGGGAAGCGCATCCTTTACGTGACGAACAACGAGGTCGCCTGGGGCACGGGAGACCTCTGGTCGGTTGCCGTCGATGACCCGAGCGATCGCCGGAAAGTTCTAAGCGAGGAGACGAGCTGGAGCGCGCGCCCGGAGACGTCGCCGGACGGGAAGCAGGTCCTGTTCGCGAGCTATCATGGGCGGCAATGGCGCCAGCTCTGCCTAACGACGCCGGAAGGCGCCGCGCCACTTCCGCTGACGTTCGGTGAGTTCGATCGTTCCGGGGCGCGATGGTCGCCGGATGGCGAGCGCGTGGCCTTCATCAGCAACGAGGGCGGCAATACGAGCCTCGCCGTTCGTGACTTCATCGGCGGTGCGACGACACAGATCGTCGTCAAGACCCGGCGGTACAAGGGCACTCGCGCAAGGCTGACGATCGACATTCGCGACGAGCGCGGCCGCAGCGTGCCGGCAAGAGTTTCAGTTCTCGGCAGCGATGGGAGGGCGACGGCGCCTGCGTCCGCGTGGATGCATGCGGACGATGGATACGACCGGACGCTCCAATTTGCCGAGACTCACTACTTCCACTGCCCGTCTACGTGTACAGTCGAAGCGCCCGCCGGCGACGCGAAAATCTGGGTGCAGCGAGGCTTTCGCCACTTGCCCTGGCGGCAGACCGTGAAGCTGGCCCCGAGCACGGAAAAAACCGTGCCCGTCAGCCTGCAGCTCAACGATCTGCCGGCTTCGTTCGGGACCTGGCGGAGCGCCGACCTGCACGTCCACATGAACTACGGCGGGACGTACCGGAACACGCCGGAGAACCTGGCGAAGCAGGCGCAGGCCGAGGACCTCAACGTCGTCTACAATCTGATCGTCAATAAGGAGGAACGGGTTCCCGACATCGCTTACTTCCGCGGCGATCCCGACCCGGCGAGCGGGCCCGACACGCTGATCATGCACTCGCAGGAATTCCACACGAGCTATTGGGGGCACCTGGGGCTCCTGCACCTGTCCGATCATGTGATTACGCCGGACTTCTCGGCATACCAGCACACGCCGCTGGCGAGCCCTTATCCCTTTAATGGCGTGGTCGCCGACCTCGCGCATGCCCAAGGCGGGCTGGTGGGCTATGTACATCCATTCGACTGGATCATCGATCCAGCCAGGGAAACGACGCTTTCGAACGAGTTTCCGGCCGACGTCGTGAACGGAAAGGTCGACTATATCGAGGTCGTCGGCTTCTCCGATCACAAGTCGACCGCGGCCATCTGGTACCGGCTGCTGAACCTCGGCTTCCGCCTGCCCGCAGGAGCAGGGACGGATGCGATGGCGAACTATGCTTCGTTGCGCGGGCCCGTGGGGATGAACCGCGTCTTCCTCGACACCGGCGGAGACCTTAGCCCGGCCGCGGCCAAGAACGCGCTGAAGGCAGGGCGAACCTTCGCTAGCAATGGCCCGCTGCTCGGGTTGGAAGTGGAGGGCAGGCATCCGGGCGATACCATCGCGCGGAACGGCACAGGCAAGGTTCACTACCGCGTGGCACTGCGTTCACCCGTCGGCGTCGACCATCTTGAGCTTGTGCAGAACGGTCGCGTCGTGAAGTCCTTCAAGCTGAAGGGGAAACGGCAAAACCTCGACGCGAAAGGCGTTCTCCAGGTCGATAACGACGGCTGGCTGGTGCTCCGCGCATGGAATGACGGATCGGATCCGCAGGTCCTGGATCTCTATCCCTACGCTACGACGAGCCCGATCTATTTCGACCTTCCGGGAGAGCATCCCCGCAACTCCGCCGACGCTGGTTATTTCGTTGCATGGCTGGACCGCGTTATCGCCAATGCAAGCGGCCGCACCGACTTCAGGACCGCGCGCGAGCGCGACACGACGATTGAGTACCTGCGGAATGCGCGCGAGCAGTTCGCAAGCATGCGCTGAATGTCGTCGAGTAAATCGCGTTGTTGTTGCGAGACTCAAAACCGCTTGTCACCTTGCGCGCGTGAGCAAACGCAACTTCACGATCGACGATGTCGCCGAGGCCGCCGGAGTCGCTCGAGTCACCGTCTCGCGGGTGCTCAACAACGAGCAGAACGTGCGGCCAGAGACCCGAGAGAAGGTTCGCCGGGCCGTCGAAGCCCTAGGCTATTCGGTCAATCCGCAGGCCCGGGCTCTAGCGAGCGGCATAAACCGAACGATCCTGCTCATCCATTCTCACGATCCCGACCGCGAGCCGAACAGCTACTATCATTCCGGCCTTGAGCTTGGAGCGCTTCGCGCTTGCTCGGCGCTCGGCTACGACCTCATTACCAGGGCGGTCGATCCGGCCAACGCCAACAGGGCTCGCTTGCTTTCGTCTTTTATCGAACGCGAGCGTCCGGCGGGTATCGTGCTCCCTCCGCCCTTGTCCGACGACGTGCAGCTCCTGGAGGACGTGAAAAGCGCTGGCGTCCGAGTAGTCGCCGTTTCGGCGGGCGAGCATGCCCGAAGCGTGGTCGCCGGCGCCGGCATCGACGAATGCGCGGGTGGAAGGGCGATGGGAGAATATCTTCTGTCGCTGGGTCATCGGCGGATCGGCTTCGTGAAGGGGCCCCCGGACCATCTGGCCGCAGCGCTCCGTTACGACGGATTTGTCGACGCGCTCCGCCAGTCCGGCATCGAAGAAGAGCCGTGGTCCGCTTCGGGCGACTTTACCTTCAAATCGGGAGTCGAGGCGGCTGAGCGGCTCCTGCAGGAGACGGGACAGGTGACAGCTCTCGCCTGCGCCAACGACGACATGGCTGCTGGTGCCATGCTGGCCATCCATCGTGCTCATCTCGATATTCCTGGCGATATCTCAGTGATGGGTTTCGACGACACGCCGATGTCGGACATCATCTGGCCGCCGCTGACGACGATCCGGCAGCCGATCAAGGACATCGCCGAGCGCGTCGTTCACATCCTGGTTGACGCCGCTTTCGACGAAGTCGCGCCTTACGAAACGTTGCCTCACGAGCTCATCGTGCGGGAATCGACGGCGCCGCCAAAATCTCACCGTCACGTCGCTTGACTCCTTAAATCGTTTGACGCACGCAATGGAAGCGCTTCCATGAGGGGTGGGGGCGGAGCCCGTTCGCGTGCGAGCAGGCTGAACAGGGGAGAGACGGTTTGTTGAACGCGTCGTTGAGGGGCCGCCGCGCCTTATTGCTGGCTGGTACGTCGATTCTATTCGCAACGTCCGGCACAGCCTTCGCTCAGGATACGCAGCCGGCCGATACCGCTGCGCAGCAGGCCGCAGCCGCTCAGCAGGACGCCGATACTGCTCCGACGCCGGGTGATGCCGATGTAGCCGATCAACCGGGCGCCGGAGAGATCGTCGTCACCGGCATTCGCCGCGGCCTGCAGAGCTCGATCGACACGAAGCGGCGCGAGCAGGGTATCGTGGAGGCGGTGTCCGCCGAAGACATCGGCAAGCTTCCCGACATCTCGATCGCCGAATCCATCGCGCGCCTGCCGGGCCTTGCCGCGCAGCGCGTGAACGGACGTGCGCAGTCCATCTCCATTCGCGGCCTTGCGCCCGACTTCACGACGACGCTGCTCAACGGACGCCAGCAGGCGAGCTCCGGCGACAACCGCGCCGTCGAGTTCGACCAGTATCCGTCAGAGCTCCTCTCCAGCGTCGTCATCTACAAGACGCCGGACGCGAACATTGCGGGCTTCGGCCTCTCGGGCACCGCCGACCTGCGCACCGTGCGTCCGCTGACGTTCAAAAAGACCACGTTTGCAGTGAACGTCCGTGGAGAGCTGAACGGCGGTGGCAAGCTCAACGATGACGTAAAGGACTGGGGCGGTCGCGCCTCGGCGAGCTACATCAGCAAGATCACGCCTGAACTCGGCATTGCTCTAGGCGTGGCTTACCTGGATTCGCCCTCCAGCAACCGCCACACCAAAGCCTATAACTACGAGACGTTCTGTTGCGGACCGGAGCAGCAGATCTCTCCGGCGGGCGCGCAGGATGCGACATTCCTGACCGGTCAGGAGATCTTCGCGACTTCGCGCACCAACAAGCGCCTTGCCGGCATCGGCATCATCGAGTGGGAGCCGAGCGATAAGGTCCACACGATTGTCGACCTCTACTACTCGCGGTTCAAGCAGCGCGAGACCATGCGCGGCGCGCAGTGGTTCTCCAACGTCTGGCTCGGCGAGCAGACATTCACGAACGTAGTGACGGAAGACCGCGACGGCACGGAAGTCGCCGTCACCGGCACGGCGAACAACGTCACCCCGATCATCCGCAACGACTACAACAAGCGCGACGACTGGCTGTTTTCGGCGGGCCTGAACAACGAGTACAAGTTTACGGACGAGCTCTCGCTCATCAGCGACCTCAGCTACTCGCGCAACAAGCGCGTGGAGAGCGTGACCGAGACGTACGCGGGCTACGGCTGCTGCGCTACGGGCGCCACCGAGGATGCAAACCGCGCATTCGATTCGATCAGCTGGGATCTCACTGGCAACGGCTTCCTCCAGTACGATGAGGGCCTGAACTACGGCGATGCGAACCAGGTCTCGCTGGGCGACCGCGCGCCTTGGGGCGGCTGGGGCCACGACGGCCTCACGAAGTCGCCGCACGTGAAGGAAGAAATCTTCGCGATCGACGAGGGTGTTCGCTACCAACCGGTTGCAAGCGCTATCGAGGCGATCGACGTCGGCTTCAACTGGACGAGCCGTGACAAGCGCAAGCACGTCGACGAGTTCGACATGAACCTGAAAAACGGCCGCCTGCAGACGCTGGTCGATCCCGACTTCGTTCGCGACGCGACCTCCCTTGGGTTCGCCGGCTTCGGCAATGTCCTCGCTTACGATGTCCCGGACGTGATGGATCGTTACTACGACTTCACACCGACCGAGGATTCCGCGCACTTCGACAAGGCGTGGAAGATTAAGGAAGACGTCCTCACGTTGAAGGCGCGTGCTCAGTTCGCGTTCGGTGGCCTGCACGGGAACATCGGCCTGCAAGGCGTTCACCAGAAGCAGGAATCGACTGGTCAGCGAATCAACTTCATCGATCAGCCGCCGACGATTACCGAAGTCACCGAGGGCGACAGTTATTGGGATTGGCTGCCCAGCCTGAACGCCTATTACGACTTTGGCGGCGGGCATCGCTTGCGCTTTGCCGCGTCGAAGGTCCTTGCGCGTCCGCGTATGGACGAGATGCGCGCCAACCTGACGCCTGGCTTCAACGACCAGGTTTGCGGAGGCAGCCCCCCTTGCGCCCCGGGTCAGGAGGTTCACCCCTGGTCGGGAAGTGGCGGCAATCCGAACCTGCAGCCTTGGCGTGCCAAAGCACTCGACGTCAGCTACGAATGGTACATCGGGCCGGCGAGCTACATCGCGGTCGCCGCGTTCTACAAGAAGCTCGACAACTACATTTACACCCGTGTGCTGCCGTTCGACTTCAGCGCGTTCCCGCCGCCGTCGACGGCGTCGAACATCCCCGACGATGTGGTCGTTAGCCCGATCGGCACCATCACGATGCCGGACAATGGGCCGGGCGGGAAGCTGTGGGGCTTCGAGCTCAGCGGCGCGCTCGAGTTGAAGAGGTTGGCCAGCTTCCTCGACGGCTTCGGCGTTCTCGGAAGCTATTCGAAAACCAAGTCTAACCTGAATCCGACCGACAATTCGGGTGAGGATGTCCGGATCCCGGGCCTTTCCGGGACGGTCTACAACCTGACCGGATATTACGAGAAGTACGGCTTCCAGGCGCGCATCAGCTATCGCTACCGCTCTCCGTTCAAGGGTGAGGTGGTCCAGCTCTTCACGAACCGCGGCTTCACCCAGATCCTCGCGGACAAGCAGGTCGATGCCCAGGTTGGGTATGACTTTGCGGAAACGAGCGACCTGAAGGGCTTCGGCGTGTTGTTCCAGGTCTACAACCTGACGAACTCGCC
It contains:
- a CDS encoding LacI family DNA-binding transcriptional regulator; the protein is MSKRNFTIDDVAEAAGVARVTVSRVLNNEQNVRPETREKVRRAVEALGYSVNPQARALASGINRTILLIHSHDPDREPNSYYHSGLELGALRACSALGYDLITRAVDPANANRARLLSSFIERERPAGIVLPPPLSDDVQLLEDVKSAGVRVVAVSAGEHARSVVAGAGIDECAGGRAMGEYLLSLGHRRIGFVKGPPDHLAAALRYDGFVDALRQSGIEEEPWSASGDFTFKSGVEAAERLLQETGQVTALACANDDMAAGAMLAIHRAHLDIPGDISVMGFDDTPMSDIIWPPLTTIRQPIKDIAERVVHILVDAAFDEVAPYETLPHELIVRESTAPPKSHRHVA
- a CDS encoding TonB-dependent receptor, which gives rise to MLNASLRGRRALLLAGTSILFATSGTAFAQDTQPADTAAQQAAAAQQDADTAPTPGDADVADQPGAGEIVVTGIRRGLQSSIDTKRREQGIVEAVSAEDIGKLPDISIAESIARLPGLAAQRVNGRAQSISIRGLAPDFTTTLLNGRQQASSGDNRAVEFDQYPSELLSSVVIYKTPDANIAGFGLSGTADLRTVRPLTFKKTTFAVNVRGELNGGGKLNDDVKDWGGRASASYISKITPELGIALGVAYLDSPSSNRHTKAYNYETFCCGPEQQISPAGAQDATFLTGQEIFATSRTNKRLAGIGIIEWEPSDKVHTIVDLYYSRFKQRETMRGAQWFSNVWLGEQTFTNVVTEDRDGTEVAVTGTANNVTPIIRNDYNKRDDWLFSAGLNNEYKFTDELSLISDLSYSRNKRVESVTETYAGYGCCATGATEDANRAFDSISWDLTGNGFLQYDEGLNYGDANQVSLGDRAPWGGWGHDGLTKSPHVKEEIFAIDEGVRYQPVASAIEAIDVGFNWTSRDKRKHVDEFDMNLKNGRLQTLVDPDFVRDATSLGFAGFGNVLAYDVPDVMDRYYDFTPTEDSAHFDKAWKIKEDVLTLKARAQFAFGGLHGNIGLQGVHQKQESTGQRINFIDQPPTITEVTEGDSYWDWLPSLNAYYDFGGGHRLRFAASKVLARPRMDEMRANLTPGFNDQVCGGSPPCAPGQEVHPWSGSGGNPNLQPWRAKALDVSYEWYIGPASYIAVAAFYKKLDNYIYTRVLPFDFSAFPPPSTASNIPDDVVVSPIGTITMPDNGPGGKLWGFELSGALELKRLASFLDGFGVLGSYSKTKSNLNPTDNSGEDVRIPGLSGTVYNLTGYYEKYGFQARISYRYRSPFKGEVVQLFTNRGFTQILADKQVDAQVGYDFAETSDLKGFGVLFQVYNLTNSPYRTRIGLDQGGPTTANGGTFIETYEKYGRQYLLGFNYKF